TTGTAGGACTCGGCAAGACTTATATATGCGCAATGCTAGCGAAAATTTTACCAGCCGGGAGAAAATTAATTATTTGTCCGCCCGTCCTTATTGATTACTGGCGCGATGTATTAGCAGATTTTGAGGTTGCTGCAAAAGTCGAATCGCTCGGAAAATTAGATAATATTTTATCAAGCAAACAAGATTATGATTATATTTTTATCGATGAGGCTCACAGATTCAGGAATTCATACACTGAAGGATTCACGAAATTACACGAAATCTGCCATAACAAGAAAGTAATATTAATTTCAGCGACTCCGATAAATAATTACTCAAGCGACATTGCAAATCAAATTTATTTATTCCAGCCTAGACACTCAAGCAATATCCCCGGAGTCAGAAATCTTGATTTATTCTTTAAGCGCATTAATGACAAACTCAAAAATTTAGACGGGAATTCACCAGAATATATTAAGCAAAACCGCGCAAATTCTGAAGAAATCCGGGATAAAATTTTGCGGCATATCATGATTAGACGTACCCGCAGCGAAATTATTAATTATTATAAATCTGACATGCTCAAACAGGGACTCTCTTTTCCGGAAGTCAAATCACCTGAAAAAATTATTTATAGCTTTGATGACAGAATCGACAAATTTTTTAATGAGACCATGAATATAATCAAAAATTTTAATTATTCACGTTATAAGCCGCTGACTTATTTAATAAATCCCGGAAAATTCGCAGGCCTCTTGACTTCACAGCATAATATGGGCGGATTCATGAAATGTTTACTAGTTAAGAGACTCGAAAGCAGCTTTCACGCATTCAGAATGACTCTTAATAGATTTATTGACTCGTATAAAAAATTTATTGACATGCTTAATAATCATCACGGAGTCTATATCAGCAGCAATCTTGATATTTATGATTTACTTGACTCCGGCAATACCGACGAATTAATTAATCAGGTCGAGAATAACAACGCCCGTTATTTTAACGAGTCAGAATTCAACACAAATTTTATTATTGACTTAATTGACGACTTGAAGGATCTTGAAAAATTGCGCGGCTGGTGGGACTCCGTTAAGACTGATCCGAAATTAGAGAAATTTTGCGATGATTTGATTCATAATAATATCTTGTCAGCAAGCAAAAAAATTATTATATTCACTGAGTCTACAGAGACGGCAAAATATTTATATGATAATCTGCAAAAAATTTATAATTCACGAGTGATTTATTTTTCCGGTGATAGCAGCAAATCTCTTAAATCTAAGATCGAATCAAGTTTTAACCCGAAAAATTTTGACTCTCTGCACCCTGAAAGCGATTTATACGACGTATTAATTACGACCGATATTTTATCAGAAGGAATAAATTTACACCAAGCTAATATAATTATTAATTATGACCTGCCTTGGAATCCTACACGAATTATGCAGAGAGTCGGACGTATTAACAGAGTCGGGACTTCTCACAGCAATATTTACGTGTTTAATTTCTTCCCGACCGCTCAATCTGACAAGCATTTATCACTCAAAGCTAAAATCTTGAATAAATTACAAATGTTTAATGACACTCTAGGCAATGACTATAAATATTTATCTGAAGACGAGAATCCCAGCCCGAAAAAACTTTTTGACGTTCTTGACGAGCTCACAAGCATTAACGGCGATAATGACTCATCAGAAGACGGCGAACTAAAATATTTACAGGCTATCAGAAATATACGCGACAATGATAATATTTTATTCACGAAATTAGCAAGACTCCCGGCTATGGCAAAAACCGGCAAATTTTCACGCGAAATAATAAGCAGCTCGACTCTAACTTTCATACGCAAGGGAGCTTTAAAAGAATTCTTTATCACTCAAGGCAGCCAGACCCGACAAATTTCTTTTACTGAAGCCGCTAAAATCCTAGAATGCACACCGGACGAGTCCTGCGCAAAAATTGAGTCAGATTATTTCACTCAGCTTGAATTAAATAATAAAGCATTTGACGAGTCATTAACTCATGAGAATATAACAGATTTAACACGGCCATTCTTAACAGGTAACGAGAAAAAATTTTTTAACGAGCTGAAATCTATTCAGTACGCAAGAATCTTAAATGATACACAGCAAAATATTATTTCACGAATTATCAGGGCTTGCGAGGAAGGCAGACTCCCCCCTAATCTGATAAAATCAGCATTGAAATTTTTTGCCGGGACTCATAATTCAAGCGAAAAATTTGCAGTCATTGAGACTCTCATACCCCGCAGCTATCTTTATACGCGAAAAGAAGCAGCTATTAAGCACGACGGGGCAAAACATGTTATATTATCTTGCTATATAAGGGGGACTCACTCATGAATATTAACGAGCTTAAGACTGAAATTTTTAGAGAAACTTTGCAGGCTGATTTTAATATAAACACTTTCAGGCGTTTTTTGAATGAATTATTAATTGACGTTGATTTATTGCCGGATAATCAAATAAAGCCGCCCGAAAATTTTTCTCACAGCATAAAATTTTATAGTAATCTCGGCAGCTATAATATTTCTGACTCGCAAAAAATAGCCCTCCTTGCAATTTGCTTGAATAATCTTGACTCACGGAGTTCTCAGCGCAATTTTTTACGCACATTGTTAAATAATAACACTTTTGACGCAGCCCTCGCAGCCTTCTATGTGAATGACTCCCCCGAAAAATGGCGGCTCTCTCTCGTCATGATGGATTATGTTCAGCCTAAGGGATTTAATATTAATCATGCTAAGAGATTTTCTTTTCTCGTCGGCAGGGGTGAACCCTCTCACACTGCTCAGGAGCGTCTATTACCCATTTTTCTGCAGAATAACAAGCCAGATTTTGATAACTTAGTCGAGGCCTTTAACGTTGAGCCCGTTACTAATGAGTTTTTCACGCGCTATAAATCTAAATATGAATCTCTAAAAAATTTTCTTGAATCACTCGATAATCGCCCGGAAATTCCCGAACAGTTCGCTAAAAAATTACTCGGTCAAATTGCTTTCTTGTATTTCGTGCAAAAAAAAGGCTGGCTCGGAGTAAAACGCGGCGAAAACTGGGGCAATGGCTCAAAAACTTTCTTGCGCGACCTATTCAATAAATGCGTGAGTGCCAATCAAAACTATTTTAGCAGCTGCTTAGAGCCTTTATTTTATGAGGGACTTAACAAGAATCGCGGCGATGAGTCATTCTTCCCTGAGCTTGACTGCCGTATACCTTTTTTGAACGGGGGACTCTTTGAGGGCAGCAAATCAAATTTTACGCTACCTAATGAAATTTTTTCGAACGAGTCATTTAATGGAATTCTTGACATTTTCGACAATTATAATTTTACTATTTCTGAAGATGAGCCGCTTGAACATGAAATCGCTATAGATCCCGAAATGCTCGGAAAAGTTTTTGAAAGCCTCATGGATCCGCAAAACCGCAAAAATATCGGAGCTTTCTATACTCCCCGAGAAATTGTGCATTATATGTGTCAGGAGTCTTTAATCTCTCACATTTCAGCAAAAACAGGCATTAACGATGACGATATACGAAATTTTTTCATGTTCGGCGAAATTATGACTCGTCAAGAAATCAACCCGCAAATTTTATCGCGCCTAAACGAAATCGACTCAGCTCTCAAAAATGTAAAAATTGTTGACTTGGCCGTCGGTTCCGGTGCCTTCCCGCTGGGGATTCTCAACGAAATTATAAGCGCGCGCAATGTTATATCGCATTTCTTGAATGATAAAGCAATAAATTTCTACGAACTCAAGCGGGATACTATAAAGAATTCAATTTTTGCCTGCGACATCGAACCCAGTGCCGTAGATATTGCGAAATTGCGTTTATGGCTCTCTCTTGTTATCGATAATGACAGCTCACAGCCTCACCCCCTCCCGAATTTAGATTGTAATATTATTTGCGCTGATAGTTTGATTAATTCTTTCATGGGCTTGAAACTCGACGACGAAAGCAAATATACAAAGATTACGACTCAGAATAGACAAGGGACTTTCTTTGATGACGATGTAAACGAGCGCACGGAAAAATTAATAACTCTGCAAAAAAATTTATATGACGCTAATGACCCCGACGAGAAAAAAAGATTACGCGATCAGATTTCAGCAATATATGACGAGATTATTATTTCGCAAATTAATATTCAGCCCGATGATAAACGCGATGAGAGACTAAAATTTTACGAGAAAGCTAAAACATTACCCTCAAAACCTTTTTTATTATGGCAAATGACATTCCCGCGAGTCTTTGCTGAAAATGGCGGCTTTGATATTGTTATCGGCAATCCCCCTTATATAAACGTTGAGAAAATTTCAGACCGCAAAGCAATTTATGACGCTTTCAAGACCTGCATAATGAGAACTGATTTATATATAGCGTTCATAGAAAAAGGGTGCTCACTCCTCGCGCCTTATGGGACTCTCTCGTTCATTATTCCATATTCGTACACCAATCAGAAATACGCGCAATTATCCCGCAAAATGTTACTTGATAATTTTATAGTTGATGAGATTGTTGACACAAGCAATTATTTTGTGTTTAATTCAGCAACCGTGAAAAATATAATCTTGAGAGTCTCTAATAAGCCGAGATTTACACGAGTCAGAATCGCAATGAATAGAGATGATTTCAGATCGCGAAAATTTACCGAGTTCGCAGTAAATCAGGACGTTTTTAGAGAATTACCGGAAAATAGATTCAGGACAAATGATTTAAGCTCAGCAAGCAATATTAAACGCAAAATTGACGCGGAGTCCGTGAAAATGGGTGATATTTGCCTGACTTCATACGGAGCAAGAATTAACAGCAAATATGACTCTTCACGCCTGAAAAGTTATTATTTATATGATGAATATGAGGAAGGACTCAAGCCGTTTATTGAGGGCAGAAATATACAACGCTATTATCACGAGCGGTGCGGCTGGCTTAAGTACTGCCCTGATGAACATTATCGTCCAGTCTTCCCGGAAATATTCGAGAATGAGAAAATAATATCAGCTAAAATTGTGAACGAGCGATTAAGATTTTCATATGACGACAAGAATTTATACAATAGCGACACTGTTGTAAATTGTGTGAGAATCGATAAATTACGCAAAGCAAAGCACAGGACAGCCGAGAAAATTTGCGAGTCATGCAAGGATTTTGATTTTGTCTCACAGTATGACATG
This DNA window, taken from Synergistaceae bacterium, encodes the following:
- a CDS encoding helicase; this translates as MTQFFTNEPERDLYTRFAKIIDDGTQFFDILVGYFRSSGFFRLYKSLENVQNIRILVGLNIDSRTQDLLKNFSHEIINEFDNSEVSYNIEDGAKKFISWLKSGKIQMRLYPDSKTRLHAKVYILRRNNGLNSVITGSSNFSEAGLIDNIEFNVELNDESDVKFALDKFNSLWSQSIDINNIYIDTAENHTWLRDDIMPYEIYLKTLYEFFYDEINSDKENLSLFNGRIPRDYIRLQYQIDAVIQAKKMLESYNGVFISDVVGLGKTYICAMLAKILPAGRKLIICPPVLIDYWRDVLADFEVAAKVESLGKLDNILSSKQDYDYIFIDEAHRFRNSYTEGFTKLHEICHNKKVILISATPINNYSSDIANQIYLFQPRHSSNIPGVRNLDLFFKRINDKLKNLDGNSPEYIKQNRANSEEIRDKILRHIMIRRTRSEIINYYKSDMLKQGLSFPEVKSPEKIIYSFDDRIDKFFNETMNIIKNFNYSRYKPLTYLINPGKFAGLLTSQHNMGGFMKCLLVKRLESSFHAFRMTLNRFIDSYKKFIDMLNNHHGVYISSNLDIYDLLDSGNTDELINQVENNNARYFNESEFNTNFIIDLIDDLKDLEKLRGWWDSVKTDPKLEKFCDDLIHNNILSASKKIIIFTESTETAKYLYDNLQKIYNSRVIYFSGDSSKSLKSKIESSFNPKNFDSLHPESDLYDVLITTDILSEGINLHQANIIINYDLPWNPTRIMQRVGRINRVGTSHSNIYVFNFFPTAQSDKHLSLKAKILNKLQMFNDTLGNDYKYLSEDENPSPKKLFDVLDELTSINGDNDSSEDGELKYLQAIRNIRDNDNILFTKLARLPAMAKTGKFSREIISSSTLTFIRKGALKEFFITQGSQTRQISFTEAAKILECTPDESCAKIESDYFTQLELNNKAFDESLTHENITDLTRPFLTGNEKKFFNELKSIQYARILNDTQQNIISRIIRACEEGRLPPNLIKSALKFFAGTHNSSEKFAVIETLIPRSYLYTRKEAAIKHDGAKHVILSCYIRGTHS
- a CDS encoding Eco57I restriction-modification methylase domain-containing protein, giving the protein MNINELKTEIFRETLQADFNINTFRRFLNELLIDVDLLPDNQIKPPENFSHSIKFYSNLGSYNISDSQKIALLAICLNNLDSRSSQRNFLRTLLNNNTFDAALAAFYVNDSPEKWRLSLVMMDYVQPKGFNINHAKRFSFLVGRGEPSHTAQERLLPIFLQNNKPDFDNLVEAFNVEPVTNEFFTRYKSKYESLKNFLESLDNRPEIPEQFAKKLLGQIAFLYFVQKKGWLGVKRGENWGNGSKTFLRDLFNKCVSANQNYFSSCLEPLFYEGLNKNRGDESFFPELDCRIPFLNGGLFEGSKSNFTLPNEIFSNESFNGILDIFDNYNFTISEDEPLEHEIAIDPEMLGKVFESLMDPQNRKNIGAFYTPREIVHYMCQESLISHISAKTGINDDDIRNFFMFGEIMTRQEINPQILSRLNEIDSALKNVKIVDLAVGSGAFPLGILNEIISARNVISHFLNDKAINFYELKRDTIKNSIFACDIEPSAVDIAKLRLWLSLVIDNDSSQPHPLPNLDCNIICADSLINSFMGLKLDDESKYTKITTQNRQGTFFDDDVNERTEKLITLQKNLYDANDPDEKKRLRDQISAIYDEIIISQINIQPDDKRDERLKFYEKAKTLPSKPFLLWQMTFPRVFAENGGFDIVIGNPPYINVEKISDRKAIYDAFKTCIMRTDLYIAFIEKGCSLLAPYGTLSFIIPYSYTNQKYAQLSRKMLLDNFIVDEIVDTSNYFVFNSATVKNIILRVSNKPRFTRVRIAMNRDDFRSRKFTEFAVNQDVFRELPENRFRTNDLSSASNIKRKIDAESVKMGDICLTSYGARINSKYDSSRLKSYYLYDEYEEGLKPFIEGRNIQRYYHERCGWLKYCPDEHYRPVFPEIFENEKIISAKIVNERLRFSYDDKNLYNSDTVVNCVRIDKLRKAKHRTAEKICESCKDFDFVSQYDMKFLLGILNSHLVNWYFFTFISDDLNFFPDNEQQFPIIDLRKKNINQSEIINLVDKVIALKSQHQPAQELESQIDRLVYELYGLNESEIAIIEGHDE